One window of Leifsonia sp. AK011 genomic DNA carries:
- the acpS gene encoding holo-ACP synthase, protein MGKTAVGVDLVDVRRLALMIEDAGGDFLESVWTLAERTACGDAADRLAARWAAKEATMKALGVGIGTVDPIDIEVRVDDRGAPSVFLSRSAQARAAELNVESWSVSMSHEGGMALAVAVATLGD, encoded by the coding sequence ATGGGCAAGACTGCAGTTGGCGTCGATCTAGTCGATGTGCGGCGCCTCGCTCTGATGATCGAGGATGCGGGCGGGGACTTCCTTGAAAGCGTATGGACGCTCGCTGAGCGGACTGCGTGCGGGGACGCCGCCGACCGTCTCGCGGCGAGGTGGGCTGCGAAAGAAGCCACGATGAAGGCACTCGGCGTGGGCATCGGCACCGTCGATCCAATCGACATAGAGGTACGGGTGGACGACCGAGGGGCGCCCTCTGTCTTCCTGTCGCGCAGTGCACAGGCAAGAGCGGCAGAATTGAACGTTGAGAGTTGGTCTGTGTCGATGAGCCATGAAGGTGGCATGGCGCTGGCTGTCGCCGTTGCAACGCTTGGAGATTGA
- a CDS encoding helix-turn-helix domain-containing protein: MKVAWRWLSPLQRLEIEMPQDAEPIENQIVAGRLKAAREAVGFTQEEVSGALGIPRTSVHAFEAGKRSVSALELRRLSRLYRRNIEWLLGEDVEPVESDSALHRATRELSDEDRQQVVRFAEFLAAGMTRSQSAEKSGE; this comes from the coding sequence ATGAAGGTGGCATGGCGCTGGCTGTCGCCGTTGCAACGCTTGGAGATTGAAATGCCTCAGGACGCCGAACCTATCGAGAACCAGATCGTTGCAGGTCGGCTGAAAGCCGCGAGAGAGGCGGTCGGCTTCACTCAAGAAGAAGTCAGCGGCGCACTAGGTATTCCTAGAACGAGCGTGCACGCCTTTGAAGCCGGGAAACGCAGCGTGTCCGCTCTCGAACTTCGAAGGTTGTCACGTTTGTACCGACGAAACATCGAGTGGTTGCTTGGAGAAGACGTGGAGCCAGTCGAGTCCGACAGCGCGCTCCATCGAGCGACAAGGGAGCTATCAGATGAAGATCGTCAGCAAGTAGTTCGGTTCGCCGAGTTTCTGGCAGCCGGCATGACGCGATCGCAATCGGCCGAGAAGTCGGGAGAGTAG